In Pieris rapae chromosome 18, ilPieRapa1.1, whole genome shotgun sequence, one genomic interval encodes:
- the LOC110999612 gene encoding mucin-3A isoform X6, giving the protein MRAGVWCGVAVTLLLVATDAIRTVQGEGISRTSRRTITDRSANNLNKTEENIPTYRSRSIKRREETQELSTVRSRNRGRTLEKDNISPKVEIQAQSGQNEPFESRRSSIRSRSRTIAKEATTENILSRESIIRGRSRGNGRKYTPTTTPFNDQPESSSNQVAATLPPRSVEIRSEIIKTNEILPTGATAPSNQFRRRSSTVSTVEATKQIRPRGRINTRTNSRALDLEVAGTTNTFTAAAKQTTIARISDGRNSRKLRYKSRTLETDTNITGVGITPLNEVEKSSQRNDITSEPEYSETNSTTSKATENTFQTSTESVLRSSTLKSSKVVRRPITRSNGYFKSSEVKSNSKMSDEINEDDNYPESFKAIIQAKNATQTNSSIGESLSVKASHKDSNTHALSFQTNTTDPGTDKNSRLRKKLRIEEKNKKADEQEALSLGSTSTTTTSEAPKPRSIPFRPRGTYLSRSKKPNVTKSTTENISYASRPSLENPYKFSKRIKSSTEPSMTDITLKTKRLDSLPKKQVIRSSLFSRKNDPVNKNITVIPLNENRKHDRVQSGSNFKARRTLPNTTYYSRLRNNTKLYMTETSYVEKNTETPIADKKVGNSADMPLIFTYLNGPGLSDKLQPSIENTAPVLNSKESQENSTENEIVNKAEESENKLIINTDVTTPKYHANYKENMQSEKAITSATPAIRNIKTRKYARKQEKGKDQETNTPSVIFKSKDRNVRKYGDTFSKTTESPANSISQEPVKPKHKFSSKYRGSYLDRPFYKPTVPTVTPSATVEGEEIQLGPDMNAIAFTKTRRPLSSADLRLSESLAKPLQVLNVEVSQHSPSVTVSIFDALAEILTSTPKPRISTTAETLPKNINEINIMHSLDGVSSNVNVNTVTGFATQESVTSKDNLNTNAKFVKTTEPVVFNSLLVGDNVTPSLKAEDEKTSYFTSPKTVPIPIPTTPISARKPFAIKVLYTETESTSKNSPTAMPTSRLTSTDKSTMVYNSISDLLLSNNGVVSTGLTSMLSNNIRSIIDSMDDESKSKLSVGMTNLLNTLIPGAINNISKVEEDSTAYMTTPYSLEDINDTANIEININESSNIHNKILQNVSDGESIVNTETLLNSQTEIDVEGTTPVNSFDLLENVQNLESESDNTLRFESNVLTNTLKDTTSTTARVTVDNIENLDETPTNEELVTLSILNPLRDITTETSNIQLESPSLAKLLSFNQLDDSEVLEDPSQVSQLQLWVLSKKARVLKMIEDLLRIHSDEISNPPLGIRNKPKISFSNRLTEIMNTMNFTTTGPDFTERTTLDSIESSFSSTTTVPYTSTLSLLNNLNGDFDLTTQNINGIIFTNDESSTKTVSEIADAFTTANSVPTTTVSEDIVTTSDSKEIENEKLELASTTTSNFETTTGIAEARIVVDTTVMTNVEDTSTSGIETTTAKVMNESKSADFITTSNMLNVATRPSIPKKDFVIFGILPNNTVVRKDPNDNPLEALTEASPYIIYGVLPNNTIIRKFPNGTRVPQIMQKIDVLPISPWSLKNPYSPIHNIPAIVRPQSNPIRVSTNTVISTDIPNNEKEISLTTDTVNNLQVMIPTSALNIKDSSSLGITTTSTLPPAEKSTASHVLSLRTTTMLPSVDEILLNSISLATKEEMVISSMTSSTPEPRILTLDIDPETKQIRTEKPNDGTGNTVFKFIPIEDVTVPSTQETNVLKLATPKTTRVATVTTEVNTPNPQIQMNIESNTVATSTTEPFIATPVTNSEKVIDEPPTPIFMNEFELTTEAQNFTLTDLNNDRTTFTPDQTTAATTTSLPELQINNDDVEFTTTAQTTYRIPVATSVPIGSATNTVFQTQPSPPTLPNDRNPKKISEFNTAQNQEENAKLLQALLMATSQGKNSNNNLITKTRPLTTTVRSIEDDIRQFEEDTKLLKALLQATGRDPATLNLPSLDGIKAVITTLKPSIATTTLQTTSTLPPSTVPITQFTTTETTTSSIINEDVKRLQEDTKLLQALLQVTGNKNGGDMPVISGLTSNVRIASNPLTTSMESKSTTSFNVRPVYTTTQFTPTTTVRSQIITVSTLQPTTEDIGISTTFRPVNVRTQSTTVNRPTVTTEIPSSSTYSDEEDLLFLKNLKSVLSTKSKNEDPETSLANRVIALAVERSLNEIQVGKNVGTTKVMTTTTTTSRPTTTATQATTTPRPTTKPTTTRVTTTPRQNIPSIEDDIKQFEQDTKLLQALLKATGQDPSKFNIPTLPTTTVSAQFPNIPQGINDDLNLLSNLLASPSPLNEPFDPLTQKPAPTQATQRTPTSTVPYGIQIAVKDDLKNEQDDAKLLQTLIKLQDAQETTTVRSKLAITGHSSDEALKKLIQKTQPAGMMSESTKPSMSLSTEYGNSNDALLAALLKEQGFGPTTASSLDEQIRLAALLNQVVVTPKARRTTTPPPPPPAPRRPILDGLSWLWQQWRDTAPGSQGPRQSRPAPTRNQPAQSASATSSRVNWFGSGPFVGNADERPANRGAAQTVQNVFRAGQNTYTNGSGGSG; this is encoded by the exons GGTGAAGGCATATCTCGAACAAGCAGAAGAACGATTACTGATAGAAGtgcaaataatttgaataaaactgaAGAAAACATACCGACGTATAGATCAAGAAGCATAAAAAGAAGAGAAGAAACACAAGAATTAAGCACTGTAAGGTCAAGAAACCGAGGTAGGACTCTagaaaaagataatatttcaCCTAAAGTTGAAATTCAAGCGCAATCGGGACAAAATGAACCATTTGAATCCAGGAGATCAAGTATCCGATCTCGATCTAGAACAATTGCAAAAGAAGCAACGACAGAGAATATCTTAAGTAGAGAGAGTATAATTCGAGGACGGTCCCGTGGAAATGGAAGAAAATATACGCCTACTACCACTCCCTTTAATGATCAACCAGAAAGTTCTTCAAATCAAGTTGCTGCGACGTTACCACCTAGAAGTGTTGAAATTAGGTcagaaataataaagacaaatgaAATTCTTCCTACTGGGGCTACTGCACCATCTAATCAGTTCAGAAGAAGAAGTTCGACCGTAAGCACTGTGGAAGCTACTAAACAAATCAGACCTCGAGGACGAATAAATACAAGGACAAATTCAAGAGCTCTTGATTTAGAAGTTGCAGGTACTACAAATACGTTCACTGCAGCAGCTAAACAAACAACAATTGCGAGAATAAGCGATGGAagaaattcaaggaaattaaggtacaaatcaagaacattggaaacagatacaaatatAACTGGAGTGGGTATAACACCTTTAAATGAAGTAGAAAAATCTAGTCAAAGAAATGACATAACTAGTGAACCCGAATACAGCGAAACAAATTCAACAACTTCTAAAGCGACTGAGAACACATTTCAAACAAGCACGGAATCAGTATTAAGATCGAGTACACTTAAATCCTCGAAAGTCGTAAGACGACCAATCACAAGAAGTAACGGTTATTTCAAATCTTCTGAAGTTAAAAGTAATTCAAAAATGTCGGACGAAATAAACGAGGATGATAACTACCCAGAGAGCTTTAAAGCTATTATACAAGCTAAAAATGCG ACACAAACAAACTCTTCTATTGGCGAGAGTTTGTCAGTGAAAGCATCACATAAAGATTCCAACACTCACGCACTATCTTTTCAAACCAACACTACGGACCCTGGCACTGACAAAAACTCTCGG CTTCGTAAAAAGTTGCgaattgaagaaaaaaataagaaagctGACGAACAAGAAGCTTTATCATTAGGTTCAACATCCACGACTACAACATCTGAGGCACCTAAACCTAGATCTATTCCATTTCGTCCACGTGGCACTTACTTATCCAGAAgtaaaaaaccaaatgtaaCTAAATCGACAACTGAAAACATAAGTTATGCATCAAGACCTAGCCTTGAAAATCCATATAAATTCAGCAAAAGAATTAAATCTTCAACGGAGCCATCAATGACAGACATTACTTTGAAAACAAAGCGACTGGACTCGCTGCCAAAAAAGCAGGTCATACGCTCCTCACTTTTTTCTCGTAAAAACGATCccgtaaacaaaaatatcactGTAATACCATTAAATGAAAATCGTAAACACGATCGTGTACAATCAGGAAGTAATTTTAAAGCCCGAAGAACATTACCAAATACAACATATTATTCCCGATTAagaaataacacaaaattgtATATGACAGAAACTAGCTATGTAGAAAAAAACACCGAAACTCCGATAGCAGATAAAAAAGTTGGAAACTCTGCAGATATgcctttaatttttacttatctCAATGGCCCAGGTTTATCGGATAAACTGCAACCTTCTATTGAAAATACTGCTCCCGTACTGAACAGTAAGGAATCGCAAGAAAATAGTACAGAAAATGAGATTGTTAATAAAGCTGAAGAAAGtgaaaataagttaattattaacacGGACGTAACGACACCAAAATATCACGCTAACTACAAAGAAAATATGCAAAGCGAAAAAGCAATAACTTCGGCAACACCggcaataagaaatattaaaaccaGGAAATACGCACGTAAACAAGAAAAAGGTAAAGATCAAGAAACAAATACTCCTTCCGTTATTTTCAAAAGTAAAGACCGGAATGTTCGAAAGTACGGAGACACCTTTTCCAAGACAACAGAAAGTCCTGCAAATAGC ATATCACAAGAACCTGTAAAACCAAAACATAAGTTTAGTTCAAAATATAGAGGTTCATATTTAGATAGGCCTTTTTACAAACCCACAGTTCCTACTGTAACACCATCAGCAACT GTAGAGGGTGAAGAAATACAATTAGGGCCTGATATGAATGCTATAGCCTTCACAAAAACCCGTCGCCCATTGTCTTCAGCTGATTTGAGGCTTTCCGAGAGCTTGGCCAAACCTTTACAAGTATTAAACGTTGAAGTATCACAACATTCACCATCAGTAACAGTGTCTATATTCGATGCTTTGGCTGAAATACTCACGTCAACGCCCAAGCCTCGAATATCAACAACAGCCGAAACATTACCAAAAAATATCAACGAAATCAATATAATGCATTCACTTGATGGCGTGAGTAGTAACGTTAATGTAAATACTGTCACAGGCTTTGCAACTCAGGAATCGGTAACATCAAAGGATAATTTAAACACAAATGCTAAGTTTGTAAAAACCACTGAACCAGTTGTGTTTAACAGTTTGCTGGTTGGGGACAATGTTACACCGTCACTAAAAGCAGAAGATGAGAAAACAAGTTATTTTACCTCACCCAAAACTGTTCCTATTCCAATTCCTACTACTCCTATATCTGCGAGAAAACCATTCGCTATAAAGGTTTTATACACCGAAACTGAATCGACAAGTAAAAACTCTCCAACGGCTATGCCCACTTCTCGTTTGACATCGACTGACAAATCAACAATGGTATATAACAGTATATCAGATCTTTTACTATCTAATAATGGAGTTGTATCTACTGGACTAACAAGCAtgttatcaaataatattagaagTATTATCGATAGTATGGACGATGAaagtaaatctaaattatcaGTAGGTATGACTAATTTGTTGAACACTTTGATCCCCGGcgctattaataatatctcaAAAGTAGAAGAAGATAGCACTGCTTATATGACTACTCCTTACAGTTTGGAGGATATTAATGATACTgcaaacattgaaataaatataaatgagagttcaaatattcataataaaatcctCCAAAATGTTAGCGACGGAGAatcaattgtaaatactgaaaCGCTTCTAAATTCACAAACTGAAATAGATGTTGAAGGCACTACACCTGTAAATAGCTTTGATTTGTTAGaaaatgtacaaaatttaGAATCAGAATCAGATAATACCTTAAGATTTGAAAGTAACGTTTTAACCAATACACTTAAAGATACCACGTCTACTACCGCGAGAGTAACGGTTGATAATATAGAGAATTTAGACGAAACCCCTACTAATGAGGAACTAGTTACCCTATCCATCCTTAATCCTTTAAGAGATATTACTACAGAGACTTCAAATATCCAACTTGAATCCCCCTCTTTAGCCAAACTGTTGTCTTTTAACCAATTAGATGATAGTGAAGTATTGGAAGATCCAAGTCAAGTATCACAACTACAATTATGGGTATTATCTAAAAAAGCCcgagttttaaaaatgattgagGATCTCCTACGTATTCACTCTGATGAAATTTCAAATCCACCTCTTGGTATTCGCAATAAACCCAAAATTTCATTCTCTAATCGTCTGACCGAAATAATGAATACAATGAACTTTACGACCACTGGACCTGACTTTACTGAACGAACTACTCTGGACTCTATTGAAAGTTCCTTTAGTTCCACAACAACCGTACCTTATACATCAACTTTGTCCCTTTTGAATAACCTCAACGGTGACTTTGACCTTACAACTCAAAACATAAatggtattatttttacaaatgacGAATCATCTACAAAAACTGTTAGCGAAATTGCTGATGCTTTTACTACTGCCAATTCAGTACCTACCACTACAGTGTCTGAAGATATTGTAACAACCTCTGATTCTAAGgaaatagaaaatgaaaagCTGGAACTTGCGTCTACAACAACGAGTAATTTTGAAACTACAACTGGAATAGCAGAAGCCAGAATTGTTGTTGATACAACTGTTATGACAAACGTAGAAGACACATCGACATCAGGTATTGAAACCACTACAGCTAAAGTCATGAATGAGAGCAAATCAGCAGATTTTATAACAACCAGCAATATGCTAAACGTGGCCACTCGACCGTCAATTccaaaaaaagattttgttatttttggaaTACTTCCTAACAATACAGTGGTACGTAAAGACCCTAACGATAACCCACTGGAAGCATTAACAGAAGCAAGTCCATACATCATTTACGGCGTACTaccaaataacacaataatacGCAAGTTTCCGAACGGAACTCGAGTACCACAAATCATGCAAAAAATTGACGTACTACCAATTAGTCCATGGAGTCTAAAAAATCCATACAGCCCTATCCATAATATTCCAGCCATTGTCAGACCACAGTCTAACCCAATCCGAGTTTCCACTAATACTGTGATATCCACAGACATACCAAATAACGAAAAGGAAATCAGTTTAACCACCGACACTGTAAATAACCTGCAAGTAATG ATACCTACATCGGcacttaatataaaagataGCAGTTCATTGGGTATAACAACTACCTCCACACTGCCACCTGCTGAAAAAAGCACTGCCTCGCATGTTTTAAGTTTGCGCACAACTACAATGCTACCTTCTGTTGATGAGATTCTGCTTAATAGTATATCTTTGGCGACTAAAGAGGAAATGGTCATATCTTCAATGACAAGTTCAACTCCTGAACCAAGAATATTAACACTGGATATTGATCCGGAG ACTAAACAAATACGTACTGAAAAACCTAATGACGGAACTGgaaatactgtttttaaatttatccctATTGAGGATGTTACTGTGCCCTCTACACAAGAAACTAACGTATTAAAACTGGCTACTCCTAAAACTACGCGAGTAGCAACGGTAACAACTGAAGTTAATACACCTAATCCACAAATACAAATGAATATAGAAAGTAATACTGTTGCAACTTCCACAACAGAGCCATTTATTGCAACACCTGTAACCAACTCGGAAAAAGTAATCGATGAACCACCAACTCctatttttatgaatgaatTTGAACTAACCACTGAAGCACAGAACTTCACATTAACAGATTTAAACAATGATCGTACAACATTTACACCAGACCAAACCACTGCTGCTACCACAACTTCTCTACCCgaattgcaaataaataatgatgatGTTGAATTTACTACAACTGCACAAACTACTTACCGAATACCAGTAGCAACATCTGTACCTATTGGTAGTGCTACTAATACCGTGTTTCAAACACAACCGAGTCCTCCAACACTACCTAACGATCGtaatccaaaaaaaatatcggaGTTCAATACAGCACAAAATCAAGAAGAGAATGCTAAGTTATTGCAAGCGCTGTTAATGGCAACTAGTCAAGGTAAAAATAGCAACAATAATCTCATTACTAAAACGAGACCATTGACGACGACTGTTCGTTCTATTGAGGATGATATCCGGCAGTTCGAAGAagatactaaattattaaaagcattaCTCCAAGCCACTGGTAGAGACCCTGCCACTCTCAACCTACCTTCACTAGATGGAATTAAAGCAGTCATAACTACATTAAAACCAAGCATCGCGACTACAACGCTTCAAACAACATCTACTCTGCCACCAAGTACTGTACCAATAACACAGTTTACTACAACAGAAACCACAACATCATCAATAATTAATGAAGATGTTAAAAGACTCCAAGAAGATACTAAACTATTACAAGCATTACTTCAAGTTACTGGAAACAAAAATGGTGGAGATATGCCCGTAATATCTGGTTTGACATCTAATGTAAGAATAGCTTCAAATCCATTGACAACATCGATGGAGTCAAAATCAACTACATCATTCAACGTTAGACCAGTATACACAACTACGCAATTCACCCCAACTACAACTGTTAGGTCCCAAATTATTACTGTGTCCACTTTACAGCCAACCACAGAAGATATTGGAATATCTACAACATTTCGACCTGTTAATGTAAGAACACAATCCACTACAGTTAATCGACCCACTGTGACCACTGAAATTCCTAGTAGCTCCACATATTCAGACGAAGAGGACCTTctctttttaaagaatttg AAATCTGTGCTTAGTACGAAATCTAAAAATGAAGACCCAGAAACATCACTGGCCAACCGTGTAATTGCATTAGCTGTTGAACGaagtttaaatgaaattcaagTTGGCAAAAACGTAGGAACAACAAAGGTAATGACTACAACTACTACTACATCAAGACCAACTACTACAGCGACACAAGCGACTACAACACCAAGACCAACAACAAAACCAACAACGACACGAGTGACAACAACACCTCGACAAAATATTCCATCTATAGAAGATGACATCAAACAATTCGAACaagatacaaaattattacaagCACTTTTAAAAGCAACTGGTCAAGATCcttcaaaattcaatatacCAACTTTACCTACAACAACCGTGAGTGCACAATTTCCAAATATTCCACAAGGCATAAACGATGATCTAAACCTTTTATCAAATTTGCTTGCTTCACCATCACCTCTGAATGAACCCTTTGATCCTCTAACACAGAAACCTGCACCCACCCAAGCTACCCAGAGAACTCCAACATCAACGGTACCTTATGGCATACAAATAGCTGTTAAagacgatttaaaaaatgaacagGATGATGCGAAACTATtgcaaacattaataaaactacaagATGCTCAAGAGACGACAACCGTGAGAAGTAAACTGGCTATAACAG GACATTCATCGGATGAAGcattgaaaaaattaatacaaaaaacgcAACCAGCAGGAATGATGTCAGAATCGACAAAACCATCTATGTCACTAAGCACAGAGTATGGGAATAGCAACGATGCTTTGCTTGCGGCTCTACTGAAGGAGCAAGGTTTCGGTCCAACCACGGCAAGTTCTTTGGACGAACAAATTCGCCTTGCT GCATTACTCAATCAAGTGGTCGTGACGCCGAAGGCTAGGCGGACGACAACTCCCCCTCCGCCCCCTCCTGCGCCACGAAGGCCTATTTTGGATGGATTAAGTTGGCTGTGGCAACAGTGGAGAGATACTGCTCCAGGATCGCAAGGTCCCAGGCAGTCCAGACCAGCGCCAACTAGAAACCAACCAGCGCAATCAGCGTCAGCAACCAGTTCTAGAGTGAACTGGTTCGGCTCAGGGCCTTTCGTTGGTAATGCAGATGAAAGGCCCGCAAACAGA GGCGCCGCCCAAACAGTCCAGAACGTGTTTAGGGCGGGACAAAACACTTACACGAATGGATCCGGAGGCTCGGGATAA